Below is a genomic region from Marinobacter salarius.
ACGCAAACGAATACCGTACTTCGCAAGTTTCGGCTCCAGCTCATCCGCGCGGTTCAGCAGGTCACGCCGCGTCATCTGGTAGGCATGCTCACACACCATTCGGCGGGATTGGAAACTGAACACATTGGAGAAGAACAGCTTGGCATCGTCACGGGTGGGCTCAAAAAGCAGGATATCTTTATCCGGGTAATCCCGGGTGTACTGCGCGATGCCCGACTGCATCCGCGAGTAAACCATGGTACGGAACATCTGTGACAGCAAGTTGGGCATACCGGACCGGGTCAGCTCCCCCGGCCCCATGGTGCCGGCCCGCACGGCTGAACTCGCATCGATAGGAACCTGTGGATTGACCGCAAAGACCAGATCCGCACCGTCCTCAAACGCCACGGACGCATGCAGCCCCTTTCTCAGGGTGCCATCCACGTAGTAGCGACCATCAATGGTGACCGGAACATAGATGCCCGGAGACGATGTACTCGCCTGAATCGCCTTTGATATGGGTACATGATCAAAACCAGGGGCACCGAAACAAACCGCCTCGGTGCTTTCCACATCCGCCGCAACGATGTACAGACTGCGCTTGAGCTGACGGAAATCGTTGGTGCGGCCAAGCATGGTAAAGGCCCGCTGCAAATATTCATGCAAGCCTTCATTGTCAAAAAGACCCGCAGGCGCAGCCTGCGCAAGGATCGTCAGCGCTTCCAGCAAGCTCTGGTCATAAGGGTTATTCACGAACCGTCGCACAGCCGTCGTCACCAAGCCCGGAACCGCCAGCAAGCGACTGCCCAGTTCCCGGAACGCCGGGCGATAAAACACTTCCGTATGGAATGGGTGTACTTCCGCTTCATTGCGCACAAAAATCCGGCACAACTGGGCCGTGGTCATCTGGTTGGCCAGATTGGCCGCAACAAAAGAGCCCGCGTTCACTCCCACGTACACATCAATATTATTGAAATCAAGACCATCCAGCGCCTCATCCAGTGCGCGCAACGCCCCGATTTCGTATATACCACCCAGCGGGCCACCGCCGCCAAGGGCAAGGCCGATGCGAGGTTCGGGCTTAATCGCTGTTGTGGTTGCGGTCATTCAATATCCCCATGCGGGTGCGGTTGGCCATTGCAACTAACACTAGCAGCCAGTTTTAGAGTACACACCCTATATAGGACCAATTGGCCATACGCCTTCACGAAAGCGCCCTTTCGGCATGGGCAATGGCACCAGTCTTGCCGGGCCGCAGGTAGCGACCAAATCCGGCATTGCGCAACGCCAAGTCCACACAGCTTTTAATTACGTGGGGAGAATCCAGCAGCAGAACATCCTCCAGCAATTGCGCAGACCACTCACGGCTTACGCTACGGATAACGGACTTGACCTTCGGCAGGCTGGCCGCATTCATGGACAGGGAATCGTAGCCCATCGCCATCAACAGCAGCGCGCCGCCAGGGTCACCCGCCAACTCGCCGCAGATACCGACAGGCTTGCCGACCGCATGGGCGTCCTGGGCCACGCGTACCAGCGCCTGTAACACGGCGGGATGATAGGAATGGTACAGCTGCGCGACCCTGGGGTTGTTGCGATCCACCGCTAGCAGGTACTGGGTCAGGTCGTTTGAGCCCACAGATAGGAAATCCACGCGATCCGCCAGTTCGCGAATCTGATACACCGCCGCCGGAATCTCCACCATTACCCCGACCTTGGGCATATGGATATTGTAACCCTCCTCCCTGACCTCATGATAAACCCGATAAATCAGGTGGAGGGACTCTTCCACTTCTGAAATATTGCTGATCATCGGCAGCATGATCTGCAGATTGTTCAGGCCCTCACTCGCCTTGAGCATCGCCCGCACCTGAACCAGGAATATCTCCGGGTGATCCAGGGTTACCCGGATACCGCGCCAGCCCAGAAACGGGTTCTCTTCCTGGATCGGGAAGTACGTCAGCGCCTTATCGCCGCCGATGTCCAGCGTACGCATGGTGACAGGATTCGGCGCAAAGGCTTCCAGTTGCTCGCGGTAATATTCGCGTTGTTCCTGTTCCGACGGGAATCGGTCCTTGATCATGAACGGCACCTCGGTTCGGTACAGACCGATACCTTCGGCACCATGGCTCAAAGAACGCACCACATCGGTCATCAGACCGGTATTCACCAACAGCGACACCCGGTGGTTATCGGTGGTTTCGCAAGGCAGATCCCGCAGGGCTTCCAGCCCTTTGATCAACTCGTCTTCCTCGTCACAGATTTCCTGGTAGAAGTTCCTCAGGTCCGTGGAGGGTGACGCAAAAATCTGCCCTTCAAAGCCATCAACAATCAGGTCCTTGCCATCCAGTTGGTTGACGGGAATATCTACCAGACCCATGACCGTGGGCACACCCATGGCACGAGCCAGGATGGCAACGTGGGAGTTGCTGGAGCCCTTGACCGACACCAAACCGACCAGTTGCCCCTTGGGCACTTCCCCGAGCATGGCCGGTGTCAGTTCTTCACTGACCAGGACCGTGTTCTCAGGATAGACCGTGTCCTTCTGCTCACCTTCCTGCAAGTGGGACAACAAACGGCGGCCGAGATCCCTGATGTCTACAGCCCGCTCCTGCAGGTAGTGGTCGTCCATCATTTCAAAGTGACGAACGTACTGTTGAACCACCTGTTTCAGTGCGCCCTGGGCCCAGAAACCTTCTTTGATCCGGTTGCCTACCTCACCTGGCATTGCGTCATCGCCCAGCATACGCAAATAGACATCGAACAGAGCCTGTTCTTCCGGCCGAAGCTGGGAAGCAAGCCGGGCCGCTACCCGCTCAATGTCTTCCCGAACTGCTGTTACCGCGCCTTCAAACAGCGACAGTTCCAGCTCAACATCATCGGTGGGTTTCTCAGGTACAACATCCAGGTCGGCGGCTGGGTACACCACCACGCCCTTGCCAATGGCAACGCCCGGCGCACCAGGCACACCACTGAAACTGACATCAGTCGCTTCTTCACCGGTCAGGGAAAGACCGCTGATGGCGCCCGTTGCCTCGCTGTGGGCGATAACACCGGCCAATTGAGCCGAAACGGTAACCAGGAAGGCTTCTTCACCCTCGTCAAAGCAGCGCGAACTTTCCCGTTGCTGAACAACAAGAACACCAAGAACCCGGCGATGGTGAATGATGGGAACACCCAGGAACGAGCGGAAACGCTCTTCGCCAGTCTCAGGAAAGTAACGATAGCGGGGGTGGGATGGAGCATCTTCAAGGTTGATAGGCTCCTCCCGGGAGCCAACCAGACCAATCAGGCCCTCGGAATAAGCCAGGCTGACCTGCCCTACTGCTTGCTGGTACAAGCCTTCCGTGGCCATTAATATGTAGCGATTTGTGGCTGGGTCAAGCAGGTAAACCGAGCAAACCTCGGTATCCATGGCTTTCTGCACCCGCGAAACAATGACATCCAGCGCCTCCTGCAAATCGCGGGCACTGTTTACCTCTTGTACAAGACTTCGCAGTATGCTCAGCATGGCGGGTTCAATCCGTCATTTCTGTGTGTCCTTCGCGCGTCGGGAAGGCTCGCTCTGGCGCCACTGTTCCATGTCGTAAAACAGCCGCGGCGCGAGCTCTCGCAGCGCACGTCGATAGACCTCGCGTTTGAACGAGACGACCTGCCCAAGCGGGTACCAGTAGCTAACCCACTGCCAGCCGTCGAATTCCGGCGAGTCCGTGCCGTCTACGCGCACCTGCGCGTCCGGCGAAAGCATCCTCAGCAGGAACCATTTCTGTTTTTGTCCCACGCAGACCGGGTGCGAATTGTGGCGCACCATCCTGCGAGGGAGGCGGTATCTCAGCCAGCCACGGGTACAGCTGATGATTTCCACATCGCCTGTACCGAGACCAATTTCCTCCGCCAGTTCCCTGTAAAGGGCCTCTTCCGGTGATTCGTCGTGCTTGATACCACCTTGAGGGAACTGCCAGGAGTCCTGCCCTATTCGCCTTGCCCAGAGGACTTCCCCCCTGTGATTGGCCAGAATGATTCCGACGTTGGGTCTGAAACCGTCCGAATCGATCACGGCACAGTCCTCTTAAAAGTCGGTTGGCCGGATTAAAAATTCACCGGCCGGATTTATCCAAGTTGCTCTCATTCTTACAGAATCCCAAGGCTTCGGCAAACGAAGCCGACGGCGGCGCGTCATGCTAGACTGTTGCGCCTGTGACAGTCGTCGTTTTTGCCGGAGGTATCCAAGTTGACGCTCGCGATTTTTGATCTCGATAACACCCTGCTCGCCGGAGACAGCGACCATGCCTGGGGGGAATTCCTGGTAGAAGAGTCGATTGTGGATGCGGAGGAATACCGGCTGGCAAACGACCGCTTCTATGAGGAGTATCTGAATGGCGAGCTGGACATCATGCGCTACCTGAGCTTTGCCCTTCAGCCTCTTGCACAGCATGACACGGAACAGCTGCTGGCCTGGCGCGAACAGTTTATGGCGAAGAAAATCCAGCCTATGATGCTCGAAAAAGCCAAGGCATTGCTGGATAGCCATCGGGCCGATGGCCATACCTTGATGATCATCACTGCAACCAACCGGTTCGTTACCGAGCCAGTGGCTAAGCTGCTGGACATTGATCACCTGATTGCCACTGAGCCAGAGATGGTCAATGGGCGCTATACGGGGGAGGTTGCAGGTATTCCCAGCTTCCAGGACGGGAAGGTAGCCCGCCTGAATGACTGGCTGGAATCAACTGGAGAAAGTCTCGAGGGCGCCTGGTTCTATAGCGACTCCCACAACGATGCCCCCTTACTGCGCAAAGTCGCAAATCCGGTAGCGGTAGACCCGGATCCGACGCTTGAAAACATTGCGAAAGAAAATGGCTGGAAGATTATGAGCCTTAGAGGCTGACTGGCCTCCCCCAAGCTCAAAGAAACCCAGTCAACGACCGAACAAAACAGCTTTTAATATAATCCGTCTCCGGAATCCCCGGTACTACCGGATGATCCGGCGCTTGATGGCCTTGCTCCAATAATTGAACAAACCGGTCAATCTTGCGGCCGCTGCTGCGGATAATATCCGTCAGCTTCTCTTGGGACAGATGCATAGAGCAGGAAGCCGACACCAGTAGTCCATCCCGATCAAGCAGCCGAAGTCCCAACTGGTTCAGGCGCGCATAAGCCTCTTCCCCAGCCTTCTGGTCACGCCGCCGGGGGATCAGTGCCGGTGGGTCGAGGACAACGATGTCGAACTTTTCCTTCTCATCGCACAGCGCTTTCAGGGCGTCGAAGGCATCACCCTCTATCGTCTCGATGTTATCAAGGCCATTGATCTTCGCATTGTGATGAACAGAGTCGATGGCACCAGAGGAACTGTCCACACAGGTCACCTGCGTAGCCCCGGCACAGGCTGCCTGAATACCCCAGCCACCCACATAGCTGAACACGTCCAGGACCCGCTTGCCCGGCGCATAGGCCTGCAACCGCTGCCGGTTCATGCGGTGATCATAAAACCACCCCGTTTTCTGCCCGCCTTCCATGGGCACCTCGAATCGCACGCCATTCTCCTCAACCGGCAGGAGATCAATCTCCGGGCCATGAGCCTGCTCAACGTAGGTATCCAGCCCTTCCACCTTCCGCATCTTGCCGTCGTTCTTGAGGATAATCGCCCGAGGATGTGCCAGCCGCTGCACCGCCCGAACAATCGACTCCTTCATCTGTTCCATGCCGGCCGTGGAAATCTGAACCACTACAACATCATCAAACCGATCAATCACCAGCCCGGACAGCCCGTCACTGTCACCAAACACCCAGCGATAAAACGGCTTATCAAACAACCGCTCCCGCAACGCCAGCGCCGTCTCAACCCGTTCGGTGAGCCGTTGCGGCGTCATGCCATGGGCGGCATTCCGGCTGATCAAACGACCGCAAATCAGCGCATGCGGATTCACGAACACCGTACCCATGGGTTTATCGTTGGCCGCACGCAACTCAGCCTGGGCACCGGCTTCAAACTCGGTCAGAGGGGAACGATGGGTATCCACTTCATTGCTGTAGACCCACAGATGGCCGGCTCTCAAACGGCGCTCGGCGCCTTTACGTAAATATAAGACCGGGAAATTCATAACAACCACCTGTCAGAGTTGGGAAAAAGCGCAAATTATACATTAAGTGTCGGCACGGGCAGCCGAACTATGGGAGGGAGTGGGCAGGGCTGCCCAAAGCTGTGCGGAGCCATGGATGGCGGAGCTCAAGCGTACAGGGACGTATTTACAGCGTGTTTTGGGCAGCCCTGACCGCTCGCTCTTCCACCATCCGCACAAAATTATTCCTCGGCAGCCACATGCTCCGCGTAGGCCACAGAATCCATCAGGCCATCCATCTCACCGGCATCCGCCAACCGCACCCGGAACAACCAGCCATCGCCATAAGGATCCTCATTCACCTTCTCAGGCTCATCCTCCAGGCTCTCATTAACCTCAATCACCTCACCGGTCACCGGACTGAACACATCCGACGCCGACTTCACCGACTCGGCAACACCCGCCTCTTCAGCACCAGTTACCGTCGAACCCACATCCGGAACACCGATAAAAACGATATCCCCCAGTTGATCCTGGGCAAAATCCGTGATTCCGACGGTTGCGGTGCCGTCGTCGGCCACACGCACCCACTGGTGCGTTTCAATGTATTTCAGATCTGCGGGTGTTTCGCTCATGGTCACATGTCCCCGATGAATAATTTCGCGCATTTTAACCGAAGAACGACGCCCCCGCGAACATCTCAACCAAAGTTGCGACGGATTCCAGCTTCAATCCAGCCCCCAGGTCGTTTCCCGCGCCATCGTCATGAACGACTGAAGATAGGCCACATCCACATCCCGCTCACGGAGGCCCAGGAAAATCTGCTTATCAATACCCTCCCGCCCCAGCCGTACCGGGCTGATCGGCATCTGATGGGCGTACTCTTCCACCAGCCAACGGGGCAGTGCCGATACCCCCCGCCCTGCCGCGACCATTTGCAGCATGATGTCCGTGGTTTCAATGGTCTTATGCCGGGCCGGGCTGCTGTGGGCCGGCACCAGAAACCGGGTATAGATGTCCAGCCGCTCGGCATCCACCGGATAGGTAATCAGAGTCTCACTTTCAAGATCAGATGGCTCCGCCCAAGGCCTGGAGGCCAGCGGGTGATCGCTCGGCACTACGAGAACCTGCTCGTAATCAAAGACCGGCTCGTAAACGAGCCCCTTGCGGTGCAATGGGTCCGGCGTCACCAACACATCGATGTCGTAGCCAAACAAAGCACCGATACCACCAAACTGGAAGCGCTGCTTCACATCC
It encodes:
- a CDS encoding patatin-like phospholipase family protein — translated: MTATTTAIKPEPRIGLALGGGGPLGGIYEIGALRALDEALDGLDFNNIDVYVGVNAGSFVAANLANQMTTAQLCRIFVRNEAEVHPFHTEVFYRPAFRELGSRLLAVPGLVTTAVRRFVNNPYDQSLLEALTILAQAAPAGLFDNEGLHEYLQRAFTMLGRTNDFRQLKRSLYIVAADVESTEAVCFGAPGFDHVPISKAIQASTSSPGIYVPVTIDGRYYVDGTLRKGLHASVAFEDGADLVFAVNPQVPIDASSAVRAGTMGPGELTRSGMPNLLSQMFRTMVYSRMQSGIAQYTRDYPDKDILLFEPTRDDAKLFFSNVFSFQSRRMVCEHAYQMTRRDLLNRADELEPKLAKYGIRLRRDRLEDEQRTISTSLYGEMLPLYVAKGRKKRAQKGKLATGFDNVSELFSKAQ
- the ptsP gene encoding phosphoenolpyruvate--protein phosphotransferase — its product is MLSILRSLVQEVNSARDLQEALDVIVSRVQKAMDTEVCSVYLLDPATNRYILMATEGLYQQAVGQVSLAYSEGLIGLVGSREEPINLEDAPSHPRYRYFPETGEERFRSFLGVPIIHHRRVLGVLVVQQRESSRCFDEGEEAFLVTVSAQLAGVIAHSEATGAISGLSLTGEEATDVSFSGVPGAPGVAIGKGVVVYPAADLDVVPEKPTDDVELELSLFEGAVTAVREDIERVAARLASQLRPEEQALFDVYLRMLGDDAMPGEVGNRIKEGFWAQGALKQVVQQYVRHFEMMDDHYLQERAVDIRDLGRRLLSHLQEGEQKDTVYPENTVLVSEELTPAMLGEVPKGQLVGLVSVKGSSNSHVAILARAMGVPTVMGLVDIPVNQLDGKDLIVDGFEGQIFASPSTDLRNFYQEICDEEDELIKGLEALRDLPCETTDNHRVSLLVNTGLMTDVVRSLSHGAEGIGLYRTEVPFMIKDRFPSEQEQREYYREQLEAFAPNPVTMRTLDIGGDKALTYFPIQEENPFLGWRGIRVTLDHPEIFLVQVRAMLKASEGLNNLQIMLPMISNISEVEESLHLIYRVYHEVREEGYNIHMPKVGVMVEIPAAVYQIRELADRVDFLSVGSNDLTQYLLAVDRNNPRVAQLYHSYHPAVLQALVRVAQDAHAVGKPVGICGELAGDPGGALLLMAMGYDSLSMNAASLPKVKSVIRSVSREWSAQLLEDVLLLDSPHVIKSCVDLALRNAGFGRYLRPGKTGAIAHAERALS
- a CDS encoding RNA pyrophosphohydrolase is translated as MIDSDGFRPNVGIILANHRGEVLWARRIGQDSWQFPQGGIKHDESPEEALYRELAEEIGLGTGDVEIISCTRGWLRYRLPRRMVRHNSHPVCVGQKQKWFLLRMLSPDAQVRVDGTDSPEFDGWQWVSYWYPLGQVVSFKREVYRRALRELAPRLFYDMEQWRQSEPSRRAKDTQK
- a CDS encoding HAD family hydrolase, producing MTLAIFDLDNTLLAGDSDHAWGEFLVEESIVDAEEYRLANDRFYEEYLNGELDIMRYLSFALQPLAQHDTEQLLAWREQFMAKKIQPMMLEKAKALLDSHRADGHTLMIITATNRFVTEPVAKLLDIDHLIATEPEMVNGRYTGEVAGIPSFQDGKVARLNDWLESTGESLEGAWFYSDSHNDAPLLRKVANPVAVDPDPTLENIAKENGWKIMSLRG
- a CDS encoding class I SAM-dependent rRNA methyltransferase, whose translation is MNFPVLYLRKGAERRLRAGHLWVYSNEVDTHRSPLTEFEAGAQAELRAANDKPMGTVFVNPHALICGRLISRNAAHGMTPQRLTERVETALALRERLFDKPFYRWVFGDSDGLSGLVIDRFDDVVVVQISTAGMEQMKESIVRAVQRLAHPRAIILKNDGKMRKVEGLDTYVEQAHGPEIDLLPVEENGVRFEVPMEGGQKTGWFYDHRMNRQRLQAYAPGKRVLDVFSYVGGWGIQAACAGATQVTCVDSSSGAIDSVHHNAKINGLDNIETIEGDAFDALKALCDEKEKFDIVVLDPPALIPRRRDQKAGEEAYARLNQLGLRLLDRDGLLVSASCSMHLSQEKLTDIIRSSGRKIDRFVQLLEQGHQAPDHPVVPGIPETDYIKSCFVRSLTGFL
- the gcvH gene encoding glycine cleavage system protein GcvH → MSETPADLKYIETHQWVRVADDGTATVGITDFAQDQLGDIVFIGVPDVGSTVTGAEEAGVAESVKSASDVFSPVTGEVIEVNESLEDEPEKVNEDPYGDGWLFRVRLADAGEMDGLMDSVAYAEHVAAEE
- a CDS encoding LysR family transcriptional regulator, yielding MIERNHLEIVREVDRSGSLTAAADALCLTQSALSHAMKKLEQQLGTPVWVREGRKLRPTQSGLYLLSLANRLLPQFEHAEELVGQIARGQRGSLRIGMECHPCYQWLLKVVGPYLEQWPGVDVDVKQRFQFGGIGALFGYDIDVLVTPDPLHRKGLVYEPVFDYEQVLVVPSDHPLASRPWAEPSDLESETLITYPVDAERLDIYTRFLVPAHSSPARHKTIETTDIMLQMVAAGRGVSALPRWLVEEYAHQMPISPVRLGREGIDKQIFLGLRERDVDVAYLQSFMTMARETTWGLD